From Drosophila suzukii chromosome 2R, CBGP_Dsuzu_IsoJpt1.0, whole genome shotgun sequence, a single genomic window includes:
- the LOC108008647 gene encoding trypsin delta: protein MYSAGFLWSLVILVALVGATPTPGDGRIVGGEVTTIGEFPYQVSVQLNGQHICGGAVIGNQFVLTAAHCFEAALSNSDYTVRVGSGEHASGGDVLSLRQVITHGDYNPQSHDNDLALLVLNARLNFTEHLQPVPLATLMDPPNADTRLLVSGWGHLAEEGIGLGEEVDVSPHLRFVDVDLVEPDQCGRAYRQVLPITQRMICAARPGRDSCQGDSGGPLVGFPAEEGPARLYGIVSWGLGCANPHYPGVYTNVAAFRDWIDAQVGARGWNGLLAGWSGLQ, encoded by the coding sequence ATGTACTCGGCGGGATTTTTATGGAGTTTAGTGATTCTTGTGGCACTTGTCggagccacgcccactcccgGAGacgggcggattgtgggcggcGAGGTGACAACCATTGGGGAATTTCCGTATCAAGTATCCGTCCAGTTGAACGGACAGCACATATGCGGAGGAGCGGTCATTGGAAATCAGTTCGTACTGACGGCGGCCCATTGCTTCGAGGCAGCACTGAGCAACAGCGATTACACGGTACGAGTGGGTTCCGGCGAACATGCGAGTGGGGGCGATGTGCTCAGCCTGCGGCAGGTGATCACCCACGGCGACTATAATCCCCAGAGCCACGACAACGACCTGGCCCTGCTCGTCCTGAATGCCAGGCTCAATTTCACGGAGCACCTGCAGCCAGTGCCACTGGCCACATTAATGGACCCACCCAACGCGGACACCCGCCTTCTGGTCAGCGGATGGGGTCACCTGGCGGAGGAGGGGATTGGTCTAGGTGAAGAGGTGGACGTGTCGCCGCATCTACGCTTCGTCGACGTGGATCTGGTGGAGCCGGATCAGTGCGGCCGAGCCTATCGCCAGGTGCTGCCCATCACCCAGCGGATGATCTGTGCCGCGCGTCCGGGTCGCGACAGTTGCCAGGGCGACTCTGGAGGTCCGCTGGTGGGTTTCCCGGCGGAAGAAGGTCCGGCCAGGCTCTACGGCATCGTGTCCTGGGGCCTGGGCTGCGCCAATCCCCACTATCCGGGGGTCTACACTAATGTGGCTGCCTTCCGCGATTGGATCGATGCCCAAGTGGGCGCCAGGGGCTGGAACGGACTGCTGGCGGGATGGAGTGGGTTGCAGTAG
- the LOC108008862 gene encoding uncharacterized protein, with the protein MKFYPDADVWFFVDRPSCMTSYQKYSPKHSWKIHDKTIAREMYYWRDIEGVKKTEIKLKDLYFTNWPKSRIRPQACLGLLYATGNRFIRLTKAPPAGFKCAPMPVNLATARIVKVELRKKAKRDKLAAKKAKKEAKKAKKAAKKGKGKGGKGGKDDLKPKVIRTYEDAEKA; encoded by the exons ATGAAGTTCTACCCTGATGCAGACGTCTGGTTCTTCGTGGACAGGCCCAGCTGTATGACCAGCTACCAAAAGTATTCGCCGAAGCACAGCTGGAAGATTCATGACAAGACCATCGCAAGGGAGATGTACTACTGGCGTGACATCGAGGGCGTGAAGAAGACGGAGATCAAGCTGAAGGACCTGTACTTCACCAACTGGCCCAAGAGTCGCATCCGACCCCAGGCCTGTTTGGGTCTTCTATATGCCACTGGCAACCGATTCATCCGTCTCACCAAGGCTCCTCCAGCTGGATTCAAGTGCGCCCCAATGCCTGTTAATTTAGCCACCGCAAGAATTGTCAAAG TGGAACTGCGCAAGAAGGCCAAGCGTGATAAATTGGCAGCGAAGAAGGCTAAAAAGGAGGCAAAGAAGGCCAAAAAGGCCGCCAAGAAGGGAAAAGGAAAGGGCGGCAAAGGTGGCAAGGACGATCTCAAGCCGAAGGTCATTAGAACCTATGAAGACGCCGAAAAAgcataa
- the LOC108008904 gene encoding uncharacterized protein: MGLKRFVSTLLRKSPIRSSEPGKLAAGCPAVFAEDGMWRAKFTSRSDPAKICGQVLKQPPGRKDAELTPSFRLPRKRSWLQRRTVPS, from the coding sequence ATGGGTCTGAAACGCTTTGTTTCCACTTTGTTGCGCAAGTCACCGATCCGCTCGTCGGAGCCCGGAAAATTGGCTGCCGGATGCCCAGCCGTGTTTGCCGAAGACGGCATGTGGAGGGCCAAGTTCACCAGCCGATCTGACCCGGCCAAGATCTGCGGACAGGTGCTCAAGCAACCGCCCGGCCGCAAGGACGCCGAACTGACGCCCTCATTTAGACTCCCACGCAAGCGTTCCTGGCTGCAGAGGCGCACGGTTCCCTCATAG
- the LOC108008677 gene encoding uncharacterized protein: MEKKPAKINNEDRQNFVATRMSLPLFMLSRNRIRRENLPRVENQFKLAGKHYNEDCQKENRREAFSKATFDHYRHITGYDKTPKNPYPERRRLHIDRNMTKWRGWQLPPNHYGVPPEPYLRLKGTKGSVFAKPHTNHSRVSIKPPPYHFYEIPAEIERLFKRENLQKGIFLSNARDRRPTTHAMISNLSGCWRNPKDAGPCDTHTNIFELGANATPVTKTARPNPHLFLRHSCVPTKPNRLIPRHISMLPAPGRYCTSYKDVCPCPAGKTSVPGLQLLIDDQKRQKFRRLPFERISRKRLCEPDWRHVEGQGHRHLFQMGRKDRPKPPKKSQTTSKKQGKPINMFADAKYINMLSQPQRHPISIRTYPVPPYVPKITYNCAAKRVIRKQLKNNKKIAFNSGQERWKDGERPLQLTSRQLEAIKQRLPPERRLMDYPIELPEVIPRRLTHVPDHQRVTYMPKLRKRLFKFLPIPGARVLVTDSDIRPDIVFDPEHPTGLYRRKIDETMFFKDSVLQAMENKEDFDAGGLADSQSQSQLQSAQQSMIRNTVTLVDPPDKRSVSKQSIHG; the protein is encoded by the exons ATGGAGAAGAAACCAGCAAAGATCAATAATGAAGACCGGCAAAATTTTGTGGCCACTCGGATGAGTCTGCCGCTTTTCATGTTGTCTC GTAATCGTATTAGAAGGGAAAATTTGCCACGAGTGGAGAACCAATTTAAGCTGGCTGGCAAACATTACAATGAGGATTGCCAGAAGG AAAACCGCCGAGAGGCCTTCAGCAAGGCCACGTTCGATCACTACCGCCATATTACGGGCTATGACAAGACTCCCAAGAATCCGTATCCGGAACGCCGCCGCCTGCACATCGATCGGAATATGACCAAATGGCGGGGCTGGCAGCTGCCGCCCAATCATTACGGAGTGCCTCCCGAGCCGTACCTCCGACTGAAGGGCACCAAGGGCTCCGTTTTCGCCAAGCCACATACAAACCACAGTCGCGTTTCCATCAAGCCGCCTCCCTACCATTTCTACGAAATTCCGGCGGAAATCGAGCGACTCTTCAAGCGCGAAAACCTGCAGAAAGGCATTTTTCTATCAA ATGCCCGTGATCGCCGACCCACAACGCATGCTATGATCTCCAATCTGTCTGGCTGTTGGCGGAATCCCAAGGACGCGGGTCCCTGCGACACGCATACAAACATCTTTGAGTTGGGCGCGAATGCCACGCCCGTGACCAAAACGGCTCGTCCTAATCCCCACCTCTTCCTGCGCCACTCCTGCGTGCCCACCAAGCCCAATAGGCTGATCCCTCGTCACATCAGCATGTTGCCGGCTCCGGGACGTTACTGCACCAGTTACAAGGATGTGTGTCCTTGTCCGGCGGGCAAGACCAGTGTGCCCGGCCTGCAGCTGCTGATCGATGACCAGAAACGCCAGAAGTTCCGCCGCCTGCCGTTCGAACGGATCAGCCGGAAGCGACTTTGTGAACCGGATTGGCGCCATGTCGAGGGTCAGGGTCATCGGCACCTGTTCCAAATGGGTCGAAAGGACAGGCCGAAGCCTCCGAAGAAGTCTCAAACGACATCCAAGAAGCAGGGAAAACCCATAAACATGTTCGCCGATGCCAAGTACATCAATATGCTGAGTCAGCCGCAGCGGCATCCCATCTCCATCCGGACATATCCAGTACCTCCGTATGTGCCCAAGATCACCTACAACTGTGCCGCCAAGCGGGTGATCCGCAAGCAGTTGAAGAACAACAAGAAGATCGCCTTCAATAGTGGTCAGGAGCGCTGGAAGGATGGGGAGCGACCGCTGCAGCTGACCTCCCGCCAGCTGGAGGCCATCAAGCAAAGGCTTCCGCCGGAGAGGCGGCTCATGGACTATCCCATCGAGCTGCCCGAGGTGATCCCGAGGCGACTGACCCATGTGCCCGATCACCAGAGGGTCACCTACATGCCCAAGCTGCGCAAGCGCCTGTTCAAGTTCCTTCCCATTCCTGGTGCTCGGGTCCTGGTCACCGATAGTGATATACGGCCGGACATTGTCTTCGATCCGGAACATCCGACCGGTCTGTACCGGCGCAAGATCGACGAGACCATGTTCTTCAAGGACTCCGTGCTGCAGGCGATGGAGAACAAGGAAGATTTCGATGCCGGCGGTTTGGCCGACTCGCAATCGCAATCCCAGCTACAGTCCGCCCAACAGTCCATGATCCGGAATACCGTCACCTTGGTGGATCCGCCGGACAAGAGAAGCGTTTCCAAGCAATCGATTCATGGTTAA